The following are encoded together in the Vigna angularis cultivar LongXiaoDou No.4 chromosome 9, ASM1680809v1, whole genome shotgun sequence genome:
- the LOC108347113 gene encoding non-specific lipid-transfer protein 1 codes for MATMAARVSLLAIVCMVLSATTIPKAEAVVTCGQVVNNLTPCISYVMYGGSPVPEPCCNGIKNLYGLAQTKPDRQAVCNCIKNAVGNSGFNYSPRSLNLAASLPKQCGVNIPYQISPNTDCNSVQ; via the exons ATGGCTACCATGGCAGCTAGGGTTTCTTTGTTGGCCATTGTGTGCATGGTTCTTAGTGCAACAACCATTCCCAAGGCAGAAGCAGTGGTGACATGTGGGCAAGTTGTGAACAACCTGACCCCATGCATTTCCTATGTGATGTATGGTGGAAGCCCTGTTCCTGAGCCGTGCTGCAATGGGATCAAGAACCTCTATGGCCTGGCTCAGACCAAACCTGATCGCCAAGCTGTTTGCAACTGCATCAAGAATGCTGTTGGTAACAGTGGCTTCAACTACTCTCCTCGCAGTCTCAACCTTGCAGCTAGTCTTCCCAAGCAATGTGGTGTAAACATTCCTTACCAGATCAGCCCTAATACTGACTGTAACAG TGTGCAGTGA